The following are from one region of the Numenius arquata chromosome 23, bNumArq3.hap1.1, whole genome shotgun sequence genome:
- the EZH1 gene encoding histone-lysine N-methyltransferase EZH1 isoform X1, with the protein MAEEKMEIAAPPTSKCIIYWKRKVKSEYMRLRQLKRFQANMGAKALFVANFAKVHEKTQILNEDWKKLRVQPVQLMKPVSGHPFLKQCTVESIFPGFPSQTLYMRTLNTVALVPIMYSWSPLQQNFMVEDETVLCNIPYMGDEVKEEDETFIEELINNYDGKVHGEEEMISGSVLISDAVFLELVNALNQYSDEEEEGHNDSEVKQEDGKEELPVTRKRKRISVEGSKKCSKKRFPNDMIFTAISSMFPEYGFPDDMKERYRELTEVSDPNVLPPQCTPNIDGPCAKSVQREQSLHSFHTLFCRRCFKYDCFLHPFHATPNVYKRKNRETKIEPDPCGADCFLWLEGAKEFAALHNPRSKCSGRRRRRHHMVGASCSNTPASSIAETREGDSDRDTGNEWASSSSEANSRCQTPTKQKLSPASSQLFAVETPQEPVEWTGAEESLFRVFHGTYFNNFCSIARLLGTKTCKQVFQFAVKESLITKLPTNELMNPSQKKKRKHRLWAAHCRKIQLKKDNSPTQVYNYQPCDHPEHPCDSSCPCIMTQNFCEKFCQCNPDCQNRFPGCRCKTQCNTKQCPCYLAVRECDPDLCLTCGASEHWDCKVVSCKNCSIQRGLKKHLLLAPSDVAGWGTFIKESVQKNEFISEYCGELISQDEADRRGKVYDKYMSSFLFNLNNDFVVDATRKGNKIRFANHSVNPNCYAKVVMVNGDHRIGIFAKRAIQAGEELFFDYRYSQADALKYVGIERETDVI; encoded by the exons ATGGCCGAGGA GAAAATGGAAATCGCCGCTCCTCCCACATCGAAGTGCATCATCTACTGGAAAAGAAAAGTCAAGTCTGAATACATGCGTCTCCGGCAGCTGAAGAGGTTCCAGGCGAACATGGGCGCGAAG GCTCTGTTTGTGGCCAACTTTGCCAAGGTTCATGAAAAGACTCAGATTCTGAACGAGGACTGGAAGAAGCTGCGGGTGCAGCCGGTGCAGCTGATGAAGCCCGTCAGCGGGCACCCCTTCCTCAAGCAG TGTACTGTTGAGAGCATTTTCCCGGGATTTCCAAGCCAGACATTGTACATGAGGACCCTGAACACGGTGGCACTGGTGCCCATCATGTACTCCTGGTCCCCTCTTCAGCAGAATTTCATG GTGGAGGATGAAACTGTTCTGTGCAATATCCCTTACATGGGAGACGAGGTGAAGGAGGAAGATGAAACGTTCATTGAAGAACTCATTAATAACTATGACGGGAAGGTTCATGGGGAGGAAG AAATGATTTCAGGGTCAGTCCTCATCAGCGACGCTGTCTTCCTGGAGCTAGTGAATGCCTTGAACCAGTACTCGGACGAGGAAGAGGAAGGACACAATGACTCTGAGGTTAAACAGGAGGATGGGAAAGAGGAGCTGCCggtcacaaggaaaagaaagcgaATTTCGGTGGAAG GTAGCAAGAAGTGTTCAAAGAAGCGGTTTCCAAATGACATGATATTCACGGCTATTTCTTCCATGTTTCCTGAATACGGCTTCCCGGATGACATGAAAGAGAG GTACCGGGAGCTGACAGAGGTGTCGGACCCGAACGTGCTGCCGCCGCAGTGCACCCCCAACATCGACGGGCCCTGCGCCAAGTCGGTGCAGCGGGAGCAGTCCCTGCACTCCTTCCACACCCTCTTCTGCCGCCGGTGCTTCAAATACGACTGCTTTCTGCATC cttttcatgctACTCCTAATGTGTACAAACGAAAGAATAGAGAGACCAAGATCGAGCCAGACCCTTGTGGAGCAGACTGTTTCCTCTGGCTG GAAGGAGCCAAGGAGTTCGCTGCGCTGCACAACCCCAGGTCCAAGTGCTCGggccggcgccgccgccggcaCCACATGGTGGGTGCTTCCTGCTCAAACACCCCAGCCTCCTCCATCGCCGAGACCCGGGAGGGCGACAGTGACCGAGACACGGGCAACGAGTGGGCCTCCAGCTCCTCGG AGGCCAACTCCCGCTGCCAGACCCCCACCAAGCAGAAGCTGAGCCCggcctcctcccagctcttcgCTGTGGAGACGCCACAGGAGCCCGTTGAGTGGACAGGAGCCGAGGAGTCTCTCTTCCGTGTCTTCCACGGGACGTACTTCAACAACTTCTGCTCCATTGCCAGGCTGTTGGGGACCAAGACCTGCAAGCAG GTCTTTCAGTTCGCAGTGAAAGAATCACTTATAACGAAACTGCCAACGAACGAATTAATGAATCCAtcccagaagaagaaaaggaagcacaG GCTCTGGGCTGCCCACTGCAGGAAGATCCAGCTGAAGAAAG ATAATTCACCCACCCAGGTGTACAACTACCAGCCCTGTGACCACCCCGAGCACCCCTGCGACAGCTCCTGCCCCTGCATCATGACTCAAAACTTCTGTGAGAAGTTCTGCCAGTGCAACCCTGACT GTCAGAACCGCTTCCCAGGCTGCCGCTGCAAGACCCAGTGCAACACCAAGCAGTGCCCGTGCTACCTGGCCGTGCGGGAGTGCGACCCCGACCTCTGCCTGACCTGCGGCGCCTCCGAGCACTGGGACTGCAAGGTGGTCTCCTGCAAGAACTGCAGCATCCAGCGCGGCCTCAAAAAG CATTTGTTGCTGGCACCGTCGGATGTTGCCGGCTGGGGGACTTTCATCAAGGAGTCTGTGCAGAAGAACGAGTTCATCTCCGAGTACTGTGGCGAG CTCATCTCGCAGGACGAGGCTGACCGTCGAGGAAAGGTCTATGACAAGTATATGTCCAGCTTCCTCTTCAACCTCAATAACG attTTGTTGTTGATGCCACccgcaaaggaaataaaatccgcTTTGCTAATCACTCAGTGAACCCCAATTGCTACGCCAAAG TTGTGATGGTGAATGGAGACCACCGGATAGGGATCTTCGCCAAGAGGGCCAtccaggcaggagaggagctcttcTTTGACTACAG GTACAGCCAGGCAGACGCCCTGAAGTACGTGGGCATAGAGAGGGAGACGGATGTCATCTAG
- the EZH1 gene encoding histone-lysine N-methyltransferase EZH1 isoform X2, protein MEIAAPPTSKCIIYWKRKVKSEYMRLRQLKRFQANMGAKALFVANFAKVHEKTQILNEDWKKLRVQPVQLMKPCTVESIFPGFPSQTLYMRTLNTVALVPIMYSWSPLQQNFMVEDETVLCNIPYMGDEVKEEDETFIEELINNYDGKVHGEEEMISGSVLISDAVFLELVNALNQYSDEEEEGHNDSEVKQEDGKEELPVTRKRKRISVEGSKKCSKKRFPNDMIFTAISSMFPEYGFPDDMKERYRELTEVSDPNVLPPQCTPNIDGPCAKSVQREQSLHSFHTLFCRRCFKYDCFLHPFHATPNVYKRKNRETKIEPDPCGADCFLWLEGAKEFAALHNPRSKCSGRRRRRHHMVGASCSNTPASSIAETREGDSDRDTGNEWASSSSEANSRCQTPTKQKLSPASSQLFAVETPQEPVEWTGAEESLFRVFHGTYFNNFCSIARLLGTKTCKQVFQFAVKESLITKLPTNELMNPSQKKKRKHRLWAAHCRKIQLKKDNSPTQVYNYQPCDHPEHPCDSSCPCIMTQNFCEKFCQCNPDCQNRFPGCRCKTQCNTKQCPCYLAVRECDPDLCLTCGASEHWDCKVVSCKNCSIQRGLKKHLLLAPSDVAGWGTFIKESVQKNEFISEYCGELISQDEADRRGKVYDKYMSSFLFNLNNDFVVDATRKGNKIRFANHSVNPNCYAKVVMVNGDHRIGIFAKRAIQAGEELFFDYRYSQADALKYVGIERETDVI, encoded by the exons ATGGAAATCGCCGCTCCTCCCACATCGAAGTGCATCATCTACTGGAAAAGAAAAGTCAAGTCTGAATACATGCGTCTCCGGCAGCTGAAGAGGTTCCAGGCGAACATGGGCGCGAAG GCTCTGTTTGTGGCCAACTTTGCCAAGGTTCATGAAAAGACTCAGATTCTGAACGAGGACTGGAAGAAGCTGCGGGTGCAGCCGGTGCAGCTGATGAAGCCC TGTACTGTTGAGAGCATTTTCCCGGGATTTCCAAGCCAGACATTGTACATGAGGACCCTGAACACGGTGGCACTGGTGCCCATCATGTACTCCTGGTCCCCTCTTCAGCAGAATTTCATG GTGGAGGATGAAACTGTTCTGTGCAATATCCCTTACATGGGAGACGAGGTGAAGGAGGAAGATGAAACGTTCATTGAAGAACTCATTAATAACTATGACGGGAAGGTTCATGGGGAGGAAG AAATGATTTCAGGGTCAGTCCTCATCAGCGACGCTGTCTTCCTGGAGCTAGTGAATGCCTTGAACCAGTACTCGGACGAGGAAGAGGAAGGACACAATGACTCTGAGGTTAAACAGGAGGATGGGAAAGAGGAGCTGCCggtcacaaggaaaagaaagcgaATTTCGGTGGAAG GTAGCAAGAAGTGTTCAAAGAAGCGGTTTCCAAATGACATGATATTCACGGCTATTTCTTCCATGTTTCCTGAATACGGCTTCCCGGATGACATGAAAGAGAG GTACCGGGAGCTGACAGAGGTGTCGGACCCGAACGTGCTGCCGCCGCAGTGCACCCCCAACATCGACGGGCCCTGCGCCAAGTCGGTGCAGCGGGAGCAGTCCCTGCACTCCTTCCACACCCTCTTCTGCCGCCGGTGCTTCAAATACGACTGCTTTCTGCATC cttttcatgctACTCCTAATGTGTACAAACGAAAGAATAGAGAGACCAAGATCGAGCCAGACCCTTGTGGAGCAGACTGTTTCCTCTGGCTG GAAGGAGCCAAGGAGTTCGCTGCGCTGCACAACCCCAGGTCCAAGTGCTCGggccggcgccgccgccggcaCCACATGGTGGGTGCTTCCTGCTCAAACACCCCAGCCTCCTCCATCGCCGAGACCCGGGAGGGCGACAGTGACCGAGACACGGGCAACGAGTGGGCCTCCAGCTCCTCGG AGGCCAACTCCCGCTGCCAGACCCCCACCAAGCAGAAGCTGAGCCCggcctcctcccagctcttcgCTGTGGAGACGCCACAGGAGCCCGTTGAGTGGACAGGAGCCGAGGAGTCTCTCTTCCGTGTCTTCCACGGGACGTACTTCAACAACTTCTGCTCCATTGCCAGGCTGTTGGGGACCAAGACCTGCAAGCAG GTCTTTCAGTTCGCAGTGAAAGAATCACTTATAACGAAACTGCCAACGAACGAATTAATGAATCCAtcccagaagaagaaaaggaagcacaG GCTCTGGGCTGCCCACTGCAGGAAGATCCAGCTGAAGAAAG ATAATTCACCCACCCAGGTGTACAACTACCAGCCCTGTGACCACCCCGAGCACCCCTGCGACAGCTCCTGCCCCTGCATCATGACTCAAAACTTCTGTGAGAAGTTCTGCCAGTGCAACCCTGACT GTCAGAACCGCTTCCCAGGCTGCCGCTGCAAGACCCAGTGCAACACCAAGCAGTGCCCGTGCTACCTGGCCGTGCGGGAGTGCGACCCCGACCTCTGCCTGACCTGCGGCGCCTCCGAGCACTGGGACTGCAAGGTGGTCTCCTGCAAGAACTGCAGCATCCAGCGCGGCCTCAAAAAG CATTTGTTGCTGGCACCGTCGGATGTTGCCGGCTGGGGGACTTTCATCAAGGAGTCTGTGCAGAAGAACGAGTTCATCTCCGAGTACTGTGGCGAG CTCATCTCGCAGGACGAGGCTGACCGTCGAGGAAAGGTCTATGACAAGTATATGTCCAGCTTCCTCTTCAACCTCAATAACG attTTGTTGTTGATGCCACccgcaaaggaaataaaatccgcTTTGCTAATCACTCAGTGAACCCCAATTGCTACGCCAAAG TTGTGATGGTGAATGGAGACCACCGGATAGGGATCTTCGCCAAGAGGGCCAtccaggcaggagaggagctcttcTTTGACTACAG GTACAGCCAGGCAGACGCCCTGAAGTACGTGGGCATAGAGAGGGAGACGGATGTCATCTAG
- the EZH1 gene encoding histone-lysine N-methyltransferase EZH1 isoform X3, whose protein sequence is MEIAAPPTSKCIIYWKRKVKSEYMRLRQLKRFQANMGAKALFVANFAKVHEKTQILNEDWKKLRVQPVQLMKPVSGHPFLKQVEDETVLCNIPYMGDEVKEEDETFIEELINNYDGKVHGEEEMISGSVLISDAVFLELVNALNQYSDEEEEGHNDSEVKQEDGKEELPVTRKRKRISVEGSKKCSKKRFPNDMIFTAISSMFPEYGFPDDMKERYRELTEVSDPNVLPPQCTPNIDGPCAKSVQREQSLHSFHTLFCRRCFKYDCFLHPFHATPNVYKRKNRETKIEPDPCGADCFLWLEGAKEFAALHNPRSKCSGRRRRRHHMVGASCSNTPASSIAETREGDSDRDTGNEWASSSSEANSRCQTPTKQKLSPASSQLFAVETPQEPVEWTGAEESLFRVFHGTYFNNFCSIARLLGTKTCKQVFQFAVKESLITKLPTNELMNPSQKKKRKHRLWAAHCRKIQLKKDNSPTQVYNYQPCDHPEHPCDSSCPCIMTQNFCEKFCQCNPDCQNRFPGCRCKTQCNTKQCPCYLAVRECDPDLCLTCGASEHWDCKVVSCKNCSIQRGLKKHLLLAPSDVAGWGTFIKESVQKNEFISEYCGELISQDEADRRGKVYDKYMSSFLFNLNNDFVVDATRKGNKIRFANHSVNPNCYAKVVMVNGDHRIGIFAKRAIQAGEELFFDYRYSQADALKYVGIERETDVI, encoded by the exons ATGGAAATCGCCGCTCCTCCCACATCGAAGTGCATCATCTACTGGAAAAGAAAAGTCAAGTCTGAATACATGCGTCTCCGGCAGCTGAAGAGGTTCCAGGCGAACATGGGCGCGAAG GCTCTGTTTGTGGCCAACTTTGCCAAGGTTCATGAAAAGACTCAGATTCTGAACGAGGACTGGAAGAAGCTGCGGGTGCAGCCGGTGCAGCTGATGAAGCCCGTCAGCGGGCACCCCTTCCTCAAGCAG GTGGAGGATGAAACTGTTCTGTGCAATATCCCTTACATGGGAGACGAGGTGAAGGAGGAAGATGAAACGTTCATTGAAGAACTCATTAATAACTATGACGGGAAGGTTCATGGGGAGGAAG AAATGATTTCAGGGTCAGTCCTCATCAGCGACGCTGTCTTCCTGGAGCTAGTGAATGCCTTGAACCAGTACTCGGACGAGGAAGAGGAAGGACACAATGACTCTGAGGTTAAACAGGAGGATGGGAAAGAGGAGCTGCCggtcacaaggaaaagaaagcgaATTTCGGTGGAAG GTAGCAAGAAGTGTTCAAAGAAGCGGTTTCCAAATGACATGATATTCACGGCTATTTCTTCCATGTTTCCTGAATACGGCTTCCCGGATGACATGAAAGAGAG GTACCGGGAGCTGACAGAGGTGTCGGACCCGAACGTGCTGCCGCCGCAGTGCACCCCCAACATCGACGGGCCCTGCGCCAAGTCGGTGCAGCGGGAGCAGTCCCTGCACTCCTTCCACACCCTCTTCTGCCGCCGGTGCTTCAAATACGACTGCTTTCTGCATC cttttcatgctACTCCTAATGTGTACAAACGAAAGAATAGAGAGACCAAGATCGAGCCAGACCCTTGTGGAGCAGACTGTTTCCTCTGGCTG GAAGGAGCCAAGGAGTTCGCTGCGCTGCACAACCCCAGGTCCAAGTGCTCGggccggcgccgccgccggcaCCACATGGTGGGTGCTTCCTGCTCAAACACCCCAGCCTCCTCCATCGCCGAGACCCGGGAGGGCGACAGTGACCGAGACACGGGCAACGAGTGGGCCTCCAGCTCCTCGG AGGCCAACTCCCGCTGCCAGACCCCCACCAAGCAGAAGCTGAGCCCggcctcctcccagctcttcgCTGTGGAGACGCCACAGGAGCCCGTTGAGTGGACAGGAGCCGAGGAGTCTCTCTTCCGTGTCTTCCACGGGACGTACTTCAACAACTTCTGCTCCATTGCCAGGCTGTTGGGGACCAAGACCTGCAAGCAG GTCTTTCAGTTCGCAGTGAAAGAATCACTTATAACGAAACTGCCAACGAACGAATTAATGAATCCAtcccagaagaagaaaaggaagcacaG GCTCTGGGCTGCCCACTGCAGGAAGATCCAGCTGAAGAAAG ATAATTCACCCACCCAGGTGTACAACTACCAGCCCTGTGACCACCCCGAGCACCCCTGCGACAGCTCCTGCCCCTGCATCATGACTCAAAACTTCTGTGAGAAGTTCTGCCAGTGCAACCCTGACT GTCAGAACCGCTTCCCAGGCTGCCGCTGCAAGACCCAGTGCAACACCAAGCAGTGCCCGTGCTACCTGGCCGTGCGGGAGTGCGACCCCGACCTCTGCCTGACCTGCGGCGCCTCCGAGCACTGGGACTGCAAGGTGGTCTCCTGCAAGAACTGCAGCATCCAGCGCGGCCTCAAAAAG CATTTGTTGCTGGCACCGTCGGATGTTGCCGGCTGGGGGACTTTCATCAAGGAGTCTGTGCAGAAGAACGAGTTCATCTCCGAGTACTGTGGCGAG CTCATCTCGCAGGACGAGGCTGACCGTCGAGGAAAGGTCTATGACAAGTATATGTCCAGCTTCCTCTTCAACCTCAATAACG attTTGTTGTTGATGCCACccgcaaaggaaataaaatccgcTTTGCTAATCACTCAGTGAACCCCAATTGCTACGCCAAAG TTGTGATGGTGAATGGAGACCACCGGATAGGGATCTTCGCCAAGAGGGCCAtccaggcaggagaggagctcttcTTTGACTACAG GTACAGCCAGGCAGACGCCCTGAAGTACGTGGGCATAGAGAGGGAGACGGATGTCATCTAG